A stretch of the Agelaius phoeniceus isolate bAgePho1 chromosome 1, bAgePho1.hap1, whole genome shotgun sequence genome encodes the following:
- the LOC129134726 gene encoding heterochromatin-associated protein MENT-like gives MEVVSTSVGNFTVDLFNKLNENNKGKNIFFSPWSISAALALTDLGAKGTTATEMAEVLHFTVGAGAEASSSVARPSRGRPKRRKLDPENKQTADIHSSFKKLLTAINKPRSTYSLKSANRIYVEKTFLLLPTYIQLSKNYYKAEPQKVNFKTAPEQSGKEINTWVEKQTEGKIKNLLGPRDVTNSTKLILINAIYFKAEWEVKFKAEDTQLQPFRLSKNKTKPVKMMYMRNTFPVLIMETMNFKMIELPYVKRELSMFILLPDDIKDNTTGLEQLERELTYEKLSEWTDSKKMTETLVDLYLPKFKMEERYDLSDNLVRMGMRSAFSSNADFSGMTEERVMISKVFHKSFVAVDEKGTEAAAATAVIIELTSAHVSHVLKFRVDHPFYFFIRHNKSKSILFFGRFCSPLE, from the exons ATGGAAGTGGTCTCCACATCAGTTGGCAACTTTACTGTTGATCTTTTCAACAAGCTGAATGAGAACAACAAGggaaagaacattttcttctccCCTTGGAGCATAtcagctgctctggctctgaCAGACCTGGGAGCAAAAGGAACTACAGCAACTGAGATGGCAGAG GTCCTTCATTTcactgtgggagcaggagctgaagcTTCTTCTTCTGTGGCCAGACCTTCTCGGGGGAGaccaaagagaagaaaattg GATCCTGAGAACAAACAAACTGCAGATATTCATTCTAGCTTCAAGAAGCTCCTGACTGCCATCAACAAACCCAGAAGCACCTACTCCCTGAAAAGTGCCAACCGCATTTACGTGGAAAAAACCTTCCTATTATTGCCT acatACATACAGCTCAGTAAGAACTACTACAAAGCAGAGCCACAGAAGGTTAACTTTAAGACAGCACCAGAACAGTCAGGAAAGGAAATCAACACTTGGGTTGAAAAACAAACTGAGG GCAAAATCAAGAATTTGCTGGGTCCACGAGATGTGACAAACTCCACCAAGCTGATCCTGATAAATGCCATTTACTTCAAGGCAGAATGGGAAGTGAAATTTAAGGCAGAAGATACACAGCTGCAACCCTTCCGACTGAGCAAG AACAAGACCAAGCCTGTAAAGATGATGTACATGAGAAATACATTTCCAGTTCTCATCATGGAAACaatgaatttcaaaatgatTGAGTTGCCATATGTGAAACGTGAACTCAGTATGTTCATCCTCCTTCCTGATGACATCAAAGACAACACCACGGGTCTCGAACAG CTGGAAAGAGAACTGACATATGAGAAGCTGTCCGAATGGACTGACTCCAAGAAGATGACTGAGACTCTTGTGGACCTGTACCTACCTAAATTCAAAATGGAAGAGAGATATGACCTCAGTGATAATCTGGTCAGGATGGGAATGCGCAGTGCCTTCAGCAGCAATGCTGATTTCAGTGGAATGACAGAGGAGAGagtgatgatctccaaggtttTCCACAAGTCTTTTGTTGCAGTTGATGAGAAGGGcactgaggcagctgctgctacTGCTGTCATTATAGAACTAACAAGTGCACATGTTAGCCATGTTCTGAAATTTAGGGTTGACCACCCTTTCTACTTTTTCATCAGACACAACAAGTCCAAGAGCATCCTTTTTTTTGGTAGATTCTGCTCTCCTCTTGAATGA
- the LOC129134722 gene encoding serpin B10-like — MDTLNKANTSFALDFFKQQLQEDGDKNILFSPWSISSALATVYLGAKGNTADEMAKVLHFNKAEEAKNVTTTIRMQVYARTEESLSNRRACFQKTEIGKSDNIHTGFKALSFEINQPTRNYLLKSVNQLYGEKSLPFSKEYLFLAKRYYGAEPQSVDFVGAADAVRRDINSSVEQQTEGKIQNLLPPGSVDSLTSLVLINALYFKGNWATKFEAAATRQRPFRINMHTTKPVPMMYLRDKFNLNYIESVQADVLELPYVNNDLSMFILLPSDISGLQKLERELTFENLSAWTNPELMEKMNMEVYLPRFTLEEKYDLKSTLSRMGIQDAFTEGQADFTAMSKTGDLFLSQVFHKCYLEVNEEGTEAAAASASTLASRSLGATIIFLADHPFLFFIRHNKTKTILFLGRFSSP, encoded by the exons ATGGATACACTGAATAAAGCAAACACAAGCTTTGCTCTTGACTTTTTCAAACAGCAATTGCAGGAAGATGGTGACAAGAATATATTGTTCTCTCCTTGGAGCATTTCATCTGCCCTGGCTACTGTTTATTTGGGAGCCAAAGGTAACACTGCAGACGAGATGGCAAAG GTACTTCACTTCAACAAAGCTGAAGAAGCCAAAAATGTCACCACAACCATAAGAATGCAGGTGTATGCCAGAACAGAAGAGAGTCTATCAAATCGACGTGCATGTTTCCAGAAG aCAGAGATTGGCAAATCAGATAATATCCATACTGGATTTAAAGCACTCAGCTTTGAAATCAACCAACCCACTAGAAACTACCTACTTAAAAGTGTCAACCAGCTATATGGAGAAAAATCATTGCCTTTCAGCAAG GAATACTTATTTTTAGCCAAGAGATATTACGGTGCAGAGCCACAATCAGTCGACTTTGTGGGAGCAGCAGATGCAGTCAGGAGAGACATCAATTCCAGTGTTGAACAACAGACTGAAG GTAAAATCCAGAATCTGCTGCCTCCTGGATCCGTAGATTCACTCACCAGCCTAGTCCTGATAAATGCACTCTACTTCAAAGGAAACTGGGCAACAAAGTTTGAAGCTGCAGCTACCAGGCAAAGGCCTTTCAGAATAAACATG CATACAACTAAACCAGTGCCCATGATGTACCTGAGGGATAAATTTAACTTAAACTACATAGAATCAGTTCAGGCTGATGTTCTTGAGCTTCCATACGTCAATAATGACCTCAGCATGTTCATCCTGCTACCGAGTGACATCTCCGGCTTacaaaag CTAGAAAGAGAATTGACTTTTGAAAACTTGTCTGCATGGACAAATCCAGAACTAATGGAAAAAATGAACATGGAAGTTTATCTGCCCAGGTTCACGTTAGAAGAGAAATATGACCTCAAATCTACTTTGAGCAGGATGGGGATACAAGATGCCTTCACAGAAGGTCAAGCTGATTTCACAGCAATGTCCAAGACTGGTGATCTGTTTCTGTCACAAGTTTTCCACAAGTGTTACCTGGAAGTCAATGAAGaaggcacagaggcagcagctgccagtgcGTCAACACTGGCATCACGAAGTCTTGGTGCTACTATTATCTTTTTGGCAGATcaccctttccttttctttatcaGGCACAACAAGACCAAGACTATCCTCTTCTTGGGAAGGTTTTCTTCCCCCTAG